One Mycolicibacterium fortuitum subsp. fortuitum genomic window carries:
- a CDS encoding alpha/beta hydrolase: MTYPPLDPDAAARFASFGEMPPMRSRGLQAVRAGLESAPLPEMPAMAGIEDLTARGPAGPIPLRLYRPTAEPRLPVLVYLHGGGLVMGSNRSFEPLARELAHASGAAVVAVEYRLAPESPPPAQFDDAYVATEWIAGHADQVGVDAGRLAVVGDSAGGSLAAAVALAARDHGGPQLCAQVLLYPGLDRDMGAASITSMPNAPLLRHEDIVYMHDLVDRGGVPRDPYQVPAYASDLSGLPPAIVVTGECDPIRDWGERYAARLRDAGVQTTLTRYPGMYHGFLMRSDTTARGRLAMAEVGALLKAKFAHPLGSNESPDQRTAAPSQA, encoded by the coding sequence ATGACCTATCCTCCACTCGATCCCGACGCAGCTGCCCGCTTCGCCTCATTCGGCGAGATGCCTCCCATGCGTTCCCGCGGATTGCAGGCTGTGCGGGCCGGCCTCGAATCCGCTCCTCTGCCCGAAATGCCGGCCATGGCGGGCATCGAAGACCTGACCGCACGGGGCCCGGCCGGTCCGATCCCGCTGCGCCTGTACCGGCCCACCGCGGAACCCCGGTTGCCGGTGCTGGTGTATCTGCACGGCGGTGGTCTGGTGATGGGTTCCAACCGTTCATTCGAGCCGCTGGCCCGCGAACTCGCGCACGCCAGCGGTGCCGCTGTGGTGGCCGTCGAGTACCGATTGGCACCGGAATCGCCTCCACCTGCTCAGTTCGACGATGCCTATGTGGCCACCGAATGGATTGCCGGTCATGCCGACCAGGTCGGAGTAGATGCGGGCCGCCTGGCCGTCGTCGGCGACAGCGCCGGTGGATCCCTCGCTGCGGCAGTGGCTTTGGCAGCTCGCGATCACGGCGGTCCGCAGCTTTGTGCTCAGGTGCTGCTGTATCCAGGTCTGGATCGCGACATGGGAGCGGCGTCCATCACCTCCATGCCGAACGCCCCGTTGCTGCGCCATGAAGACATCGTCTATATGCACGACCTGGTCGACCGCGGTGGCGTGCCACGAGATCCCTATCAAGTTCCGGCGTACGCATCAGACCTCAGCGGCCTCCCGCCGGCAATCGTCGTCACCGGGGAGTGCGACCCGATCCGAGATTGGGGCGAGCGCTACGCGGCCAGATTGCGCGATGCCGGCGTGCAGACCACCCTCACCCGCTATCCCGGTATGTACCACGGGTTTCTGATGCGCTCGGATACGACTGCGCGTGGCCGCCTGGCGATGGCTGAAGTCGGTGCCCTGCTCAAGGCCAAGTTCGCCCACCCGCTCGGGAGCAACGAATCTCCCGATCAACGGACGGCTGCACCCTCGCAGGCTTGA